tagtccatttacttaagaagttaaaaattaaagttttcttatttaaaaatcttagCCTAGTCACTAAACTTGTaagtatttttttgtaaaaatttgtcAACTAGGAATTTTTATTAGACTATTCTCATACAATGTGACATATGATTGATTAGAAATAAGTATAatatattaacaaatatttatagaaaCTACCAATGACGATAATGAttggacttaaatttttaaaatatagcgaccaaatatcaaattttatacaAGCATAGAGGCTAGCAACATATTTTAACCTGAATTTAATCGACAAAGAAAACCTAAAATCGTAGTtggaataaaaaattttataccgAGACAGTATTTGGGACAACAAAATCGAATCGCATAAAACCCTTTTCGGCATGGGTGACACAAAGTCCTTGGAGGACTCTAGCTTCCAATCCATGGCCTATTTTACCATTAATAACACCACGAAGCCATGCAAGGGCTGTCTTCAAGGAATCACCACCTTCCATTTTCAAgtaatttcttttctcttttgccCCCTTTTTTTCAATAGGGATGTCGTTATTTATTTCTCTTATTGCATTGATATAAACGTAGTGAAAATGTAAGATGGAATGTTTTTAGCGACCATTTCAAGGTTTCTTGTTGGCCAAAGAAAAAGAGTTAAAAGACCACATCAACATCACCAACAAGGAAAGACTAAGTTTCTGAGGgacaaaactttcaaaattaaaaatctggggtttaattaaaaattttaaaaaattttaagattaatgaaaatttttaaagatttagagaaattcaattaaatttttaaaaaaataaaaaggtatattgagatttttcaaaaacatgaaggtctaattaatatttttttttaaaaattaagagagaaatgaaattttcaaaattttagagggGAAGGCATCATTAGCCACCATTATCGCCTTCCCCAGTTGACGCCCTTATTGATTGGACCGGATTTTATTGATGTTATGCAtgatctttatttttattaaaatacccGTATTCAAAACATCTAAACATGCCAACCTCTAAATATATAAAAGTCTTTTAAAGTTTAGTATGTAAGCTATTTATGCAAGTTAAGTAATGTGATTCATACAAATGAATAGCGCACCCCGAACCAAGGCTCTAATGATCACACAAATAGCAGAAGTGAGTTGGTATTACATTACTGAACCTGGCCAAAATCTTGTAAATTTTCACTTCTTTTCAACACATTTAGGTTCAAATCCTAGTAAATTCATAGAGGATTTTGTTTAGGAGTCGAGATAAAATTATATTCTTTGGAGGGGCtaaaactaaaaatttggaggaccaaagttagaaaagattaaattgcattattcaatttttttggaggaaccaaaatgaaaatttcccATTCAATTAAGAgctaaaaaacttaaataaaataatttaatgattgggAGGGGCTCAAGGaaaattttctcattttggtATGCCCCTACCCTTCCTCAAATTtgtaaggaaaaagaaaaagaaaaacaagaaaaataatatttcacATCTCTATACTTCCCTTTCCTTTTAACTTTCTTGAAATTGGAATAATTTTttgtccacatttcatatttttcgATGTTAAGATTCCTTCTAGAAATGTAACACTAAAACATTGCATatacatttatgttaatttaattattttgaataaaaataaattaatgcaattatcacaaaattaatttatattaaattagaatatagttgaaaatttattttgatagtgTGTCATTTTTAATCTATCATTTACACACGTGTAAGGAAAAAAGTCAATAAAAATCTATACAAATAAGACTCGTGAAAGATAAATGATTATCAATTTATTTCATCTATGATTATAGTTAAGTGTTTATCTATccaaaaataacttaaatttgaATAACCCTCGCTTCAAAAATTAATTCTAGCGAGACTAAGTGGATATTTAAATACCTACCCTGACGCAATAATAAGCATCCACAAATTAATAATCATACTATTAATTATATCATAAGTGTAGAAATCACGTATTTAACACAAAGAGTTCAaatctcaatatttataaatcaacacatttttattataattttatcttaattttaacaTGGATCAAATTGTCAAAGATTACTCACTTGGGCAACACTGAGTTTATTTGAAGCCATCCATTGTTTACCTACAGCAATTACTTCaccatttcctttccttttaaCTTCAACCACCACATGTATGAGGTTTCCTTTGTTTGCACTAACCTTTGATTCTATCAACACATGTTCCTACAACACtcaaatcatttcaaaaataTCCATCAAAACatcttcaaatttatttaaattttctcatTACTCACTTTAAATAGGAGTCGTTCTTATTTTGGTcatctaatctttttttttaatttgtcacCTCAAACTAAGAATTGATCAAGTAACGGTGCATTTTCACGTTAATCACTCTAAAATTAAAGTAAACTACCCCTCAATTAATCATTCTAAAAAAGGGTAGTTCCTATTTTGAtcaccctaaattttttttttgtacaaatACATTGTTAGTCTAGAGTAaccaatttgatcaatttctttTTTGAGGCGAtctaattaaccaaaaaaaaatttaagtgacTGAAATAGAAACTACCCCTATTTAAAGTGATTAACAATGTAATTTATCCATTtatctattaaaaaaaataagcttAATCCAAGATTTAATCCGAGAAGTGTACTGTTTTCTCatttttaatacttaaattaCCATGTTATGTCAGTTTATCTCGAAAAGCTTAATGGCAACCAATAATAATGTAACAAAGTCATACCTTTTTTATACTTTTAGGGGTAAATTACTGACAAAATAATACTTTCAAGTACCAAAAGTGGACaaaaaatttagggactaaagtgaaaaAGCTTGATAGTTCAGGAGCTACATtatgaataaaacaaaacaaaacacacGATTAAGCAATAAAATGGCAAACGAGAAAGTAGTAACGCAATGCTAAAGCTCCAACAATCCAATTTCCATTAATATCCTATAAATTAGCCCCTGGACTAGTTTTCTCTTTGGTTAAAAAATGTTATTAGTCCTTTGTACTTCTATAGAATTTGAGATTGAGTCCatgtactttaaaagttaaaaattcaaccCTCTtacattttcaatttaaaaatcctagttcaatcattatcataataatttctattaaaatttattatcttAACATAATTATTTTCTGTCAATCATATATCACACCACATAAGAACAGCTTAATCAACATGCCAAATTgacaaaattttaatgaaaaatcttAAGATTTTAATGATCAGACTAGGATTTTTAAATCAAAAAAGTTAGAAGAACTTAATTTTAAACTTAATCTCAAATTTTGTCAAAGTATGAGGACTAACAGTATATTTTACCTTTTCTCCTTTCACTacttaaattatcattttgtACACTTTTAGGGGTAAATTACGACAAAAATGATACTCTTAAGTAAAAAGTTTAGCTATCAAAGTGAAAATTTTTAGTATAATTCAAGAGCTAAATTATgaatgaaacaaaagaaaaacaaaagtaaGCAAGAAATCCTTAACCTGAATCTTAGCTGTTGAATAATACGAAACGCTGAAATCAACAGAAGTAACGACACGATTGGCAAACGAGAAAATAGTAACACCACCGAGGAGATCGACCAACGATGCTAAAGCTCCAACATTCCAATTTCCATCAATATCCTATAAATTAATCCAGAAATTTTAAAAACCCATCAAGGATTGTTGAATAATCGAAGAAATAATCATAAGATTtagtgaagaaaaaaagaaaacccatAATTTGGATGGAGATTTTCATACAGAGACAGATTTTggaacaacaaaatcaaatcgCATAAATCCCTTTTCGGCATGGATAACGCGTAGTCCTTGGAGAACTCTGGCATCCAATCCATGGCCTATTTTACCTTGAAGAATATCGCGAAGCCATGCTAAAGATGTCTGCAACGAATCATTTTCCATATCTTTGAAATTTCTCTCAGATTCTGATATTTCCTTTTGGTCCCTCTTGCAATGGGGATGCGGTGTTGTTTATTTCAACGCAGGTCTTCAGCtgtttttttatattgttactgTTTACCCATCCTCAAATCATTTCCCTACGAAGactttttaatgttttgaataatttttaagGTAAATATACAATTTGCTACCTGAACTTGGCTTCAAGGTTCAAATTGATACCTAAGAGTTTTTTTTATCCAATTAAGTAcctgaatttgttttttttttcaaattagtaaCTAAACTTAGCTTTATAATTcaaataagtcattttccatAAATACCAATTTGGATAATAAGCCAAtttcaagtaccaaattgaaccaAGTCAAGTTCAAGTACATAATTGAACCCTAATAAACTTTTGATACCAAATTCAAGCACCGGGACTACTATAGTACTTTTacctaaaaaattacaaattaattataaattaaatagaaataaaatttggtttagtttaaagaagggataaatatcaaaactatacataaactttgatctAATGTGCAATATCATTCAACActattttatgttatatattgtatctacaaataattatattaattcaatatgaaaacaaatgtatgtatttatttctttaaatgtgtatcaaaaataaaattccatacatatatatatatgctatatacatatatatgaaacaCAAATCCAACCTCATGTATATAATTGGACTAAAACACAATTCGTgtattaaattacacattaagtcaaattacatatataaatttaatatttatcttctCTAAAAGACCATAAACTAGAGCTACAACCCAATCATTAACCTAAAACTAGAGTGTACAAAACCTCATATGAAAAACATCTATCTTTTTCTTCAACTCTTAGAGAGGGGCTATGTGATAATTTTATAGAGTTATGGGACTTTtggataaactataaaaatagtcatctAACTATACACTTGATTTTAGTTTAGTAATTcgactattaatttttttatttagttatttaattttttgaaattaaagttTTCAGTTGGTCTGTTGTTTGTTGCCCTTAACGGAAGTATAAGGTGGGTCTTTTTTATTGGtcttataataaatttaactctctaatatttacacattctattaatttgatctaaatctaaaaaattcaacaaattgaCCTAATAATGTATCtattagaactaaaatgacaaattttgtaaacattgaagtataaatttgttaaattgattAACTCGCAAATCGATACAAACGAATTGAgcagaacaaaaaaaaacatgttcAACTTATtgaatcaattttctctcttgttaatttttttatgatttttttaataatttatttaaagttataCTACacttaatgttattaaattattagtaagtttacgttttggacACTTAActtaaaaaagttagaaaatgatcacgaaactattcgaaagttttcatagttactgaac
This window of the Gossypium hirsutum isolate 1008001.06 chromosome A09, Gossypium_hirsutum_v2.1, whole genome shotgun sequence genome carries:
- the LOC107889116 gene encoding uncharacterized protein gives rise to the protein MENDSLQTSLAWLRDILQGKIGHGLDARVLQGLRVIHAEKGFMRFDFVVPKSVSDIDGNWNVGALASLVDLLGGVTIFSFANRVVTSVDFSVSYYSTAKIQEHVLIESKVSANKGNLIHVVVEVKRKGNGEVIAVGKQWMASNKLSVAQVSNL